One Porphyromonas pogonae genomic region harbors:
- a CDS encoding ion transporter, giving the protein MNSKSSSNRPKAPWYSKESLREVIFGSETRSGKIFDIVLIVCIVISVIVVSVDSLPNISPRVKQRLNTAEWTFTILFTIEYILRLYCAKNTKAYARSFWGIIDLISFLPTFLAIIFPLLHFIMVVRVVRLMRIFKILSMGRQLSQGRFILNSIRKSSGKILVFMLFVVLLVTVLGCIMYLIEGRVNPSFSSIPRSIYWAIVTLTTVGYGDITPVTGLGQFVSVIIMLLGYSIIAVPTGIISHEMNEEGRIRRDLKSQENKPVCYCHECGKPSFDREDRFCARCGQGLILNSSASVEQNLLE; this is encoded by the coding sequence ATGAATAGTAAATCTTCATCAAACAGACCCAAAGCTCCGTGGTATTCTAAGGAGAGCCTTAGAGAAGTAATATTCGGATCAGAGACACGATCCGGAAAGATTTTTGATATTGTACTCATAGTTTGCATCGTTATCAGTGTTATTGTGGTATCAGTGGATAGCTTGCCTAATATCTCTCCACGGGTAAAGCAAAGACTCAATACGGCAGAATGGACTTTTACCATTCTTTTCACTATTGAATATATATTGAGACTCTATTGTGCAAAAAATACCAAGGCATATGCGAGGTCGTTTTGGGGAATAATTGATTTGATTTCGTTTTTACCGACTTTCCTGGCTATAATTTTCCCATTACTGCACTTTATCATGGTCGTAAGGGTAGTGCGTCTAATGAGAATATTCAAAATACTGAGTATGGGAAGACAACTCAGTCAGGGGCGTTTTATTCTTAATTCCATACGTAAAAGTTCCGGTAAGATACTTGTATTTATGCTCTTTGTGGTCTTGCTTGTGACCGTCTTGGGCTGTATCATGTATCTTATTGAGGGGCGTGTAAATCCCAGTTTTTCCAGTATACCGCGATCTATCTATTGGGCTATCGTTACGCTCACCACTGTGGGATATGGTGATATTACACCTGTGACAGGTTTGGGACAGTTTGTGTCAGTGATAATCATGCTGCTGGGTTACTCTATTATTGCAGTGCCTACAGGTATTATATCACACGAAATGAATGAAGAGGGAAGAATCCGAAGAGATCTAAAGTCACAAGAAAATAAACCTGTCTGCTACTGTCATGAATGTGGTAAACCATCATTTGATAGAGAAGACAGGTTTTGTGCTCGTTGCGGTCAAGGGCTTATCCTTAATTCTTCAGCCTCTGTAGAGCAAAATCTCTTGGAGTAA
- the lipB gene encoding lipoyl(octanoyl) transferase LipB: MQIITLGTGTSTGIPEVGCGCTVCKSHYSKDNRLRSSAMLITTSGKRILIDCGPDFRQQAIRNNIDRIDAILITHEHYDHIGGIDDLRTIAWKNEIPIYAEERVLKSIRERLHYIFGPHPYPGTPQLILHPIENKSFELYDVKVEPIRIIHGSLPILGYKIGNICYITDMKTISPEEYNKIAASDVIIINGLRQSKPHPSHQSIDDVLSLAQSLGCDKHLFITHISHHAPLHDIMERELPPHIRPSYDNMCIEVKDRNIKIFDFIPMKDPFIYLDKGFIKYQEAWELQKKLFNEAIEEKRQGIVPSNYLLYCEHNPVFTLGIHANNQNLLISKEMLEGQGIELFEVERGGDITYHGPGQITGYPIFDLEQFGIGLKEYIDILEECIIKLIGLYNIKGEKKASATGVWIDADNPAKARKICAIGVKSSRYVTMHGFALNVNTNLSHFNLINPCGFVAGRVTSIEKEVGHAVDFTVVKQQLGDIFYKKFAVLQKNIKAKE; this comes from the coding sequence ATGCAAATAATCACTTTAGGGACGGGTACCAGCACAGGAATCCCCGAGGTTGGATGTGGCTGTACGGTGTGCAAAAGCCACTATAGTAAGGACAACCGCCTACGCTCATCGGCAATGCTTATTACAACATCCGGAAAAAGAATACTTATCGATTGTGGCCCGGATTTTAGGCAGCAGGCAATAAGAAACAATATAGATCGTATAGATGCGATATTGATAACTCACGAGCATTATGACCACATAGGAGGTATTGATGACTTGAGAACCATAGCATGGAAAAATGAAATACCCATTTATGCGGAAGAAAGGGTGCTCAAGTCAATAAGAGAACGCTTACATTATATATTTGGGCCCCATCCTTACCCAGGAACACCCCAATTGATTCTTCACCCGATAGAGAACAAGAGCTTTGAGCTGTACGATGTAAAAGTCGAACCTATAAGAATAATACACGGTTCACTACCTATCCTTGGCTACAAAATCGGCAACATATGTTATATCACTGATATGAAAACCATTTCACCGGAAGAATATAACAAAATAGCAGCTTCTGACGTCATCATAATCAATGGGCTTCGCCAATCCAAACCGCATCCATCACATCAATCCATTGATGATGTATTGTCACTTGCACAGTCATTGGGTTGCGACAAACACTTGTTCATTACTCACATATCACATCATGCACCGCTGCATGATATTATGGAGCGTGAATTACCTCCACATATTCGACCAAGCTATGATAATATGTGTATTGAAGTAAAAGATAGAAACATTAAAATATTTGACTTTATCCCTATGAAAGATCCATTTATTTACCTCGACAAAGGATTTATAAAATATCAAGAAGCATGGGAGCTTCAGAAAAAGCTTTTCAATGAAGCTATTGAAGAAAAGAGACAAGGCATCGTTCCTTCTAATTATTTACTTTATTGTGAGCACAACCCTGTATTTACTCTAGGCATCCATGCCAATAATCAGAACTTACTTATAAGTAAAGAGATGCTGGAAGGTCAAGGGATCGAACTTTTCGAAGTAGAACGAGGAGGAGATATTACATATCATGGTCCGGGGCAAATTACCGGCTATCCAATATTCGATTTAGAACAATTTGGTATAGGTCTCAAAGAGTATATTGATATTTTGGAAGAATGTATCATCAAGCTCATCGGTCTGTATAATATAAAAGGTGAAAAAAAGGCTTCTGCAACAGGAGTATGGATTGATGCTGACAATCCCGCAAAAGCCCGCAAAATATGCGCCATAGGAGTAAAGAGTTCACGTTATGTAACCATGCATGGATTTGCTCTCAATGTAAATACAAACCTCTCTCACTTCAATCTTATCAATCCATGCGGGTTTGTAGCGGGGAGAGTAACTTCTATAGAGAAAGAGGTAGGACATGCGGTGGATTTCACTGTAGTCAAACAGCAATTAGGCGATATATTTTACAAGAAATTTGCGGTTCTTCAAAAGAACATCAAAGCAAAAGAATAA
- the murB gene encoding UDP-N-acetylmuramate dehydrogenase, translating into MEIKQSFLLSDYNTFKIPATTDYWVTYDSIKDLELLISDEFFQESRSLHIGEGSNLLFLANFHGIILFSRIDSIEEISRTSSDITLMVGAGMNWDKFVEYTVQHGYYGIENLSLIPGQVGSSAIQNIGAYGVEASQYITAVHAIDKRNGEKRRFENRECDYSYRHSIFKEPEYDKYIVTHVEYTLKLVPELNLSYKDLSSYFEASAETPSLEKVREAVIKIRQSKLPDTEILGNAGSFFMNPIITSDEFAKLQLKYPHIPHYVMEGGLVKVPAGWLIDQCGFKGHQDGHAGVYEKQALVLVNLDGKATGNDIANLAEKIKGEVKSKFDITIEPEVKYIF; encoded by the coding sequence ATGGAAATTAAACAAAGTTTTCTGCTTTCGGATTACAATACTTTTAAAATACCCGCTACTACTGATTATTGGGTAACTTATGATAGTATAAAAGATTTGGAGCTGTTGATCAGCGACGAATTTTTCCAAGAATCCAGAAGCTTACACATTGGCGAGGGGAGCAATTTGCTCTTCCTCGCTAATTTTCATGGCATCATTTTATTTTCACGGATTGATAGTATTGAAGAGATAAGCAGAACCTCGTCAGATATAACTCTGATGGTAGGAGCAGGTATGAATTGGGATAAATTTGTAGAATATACTGTGCAGCATGGCTACTATGGTATAGAGAATCTATCTCTCATTCCCGGACAAGTCGGCTCATCAGCAATACAAAACATTGGAGCATATGGTGTAGAAGCCAGCCAATATATCACTGCAGTACATGCCATAGACAAGAGAAATGGAGAGAAGCGGAGATTCGAAAATCGTGAATGCGACTATTCATACCGTCATAGCATATTCAAGGAGCCGGAGTATGATAAATATATCGTTACTCATGTAGAATATACACTCAAGCTTGTACCCGAGCTCAACTTGAGCTATAAAGATCTATCCAGTTATTTCGAAGCATCCGCAGAAACTCCTTCCCTTGAAAAAGTACGAGAAGCTGTAATAAAGATCAGACAAAGCAAATTGCCCGATACGGAAATATTGGGCAATGCAGGTAGTTTCTTCATGAACCCGATCATCACCTCGGATGAATTTGCAAAACTCCAACTTAAATACCCTCACATTCCCCATTATGTTATGGAAGGAGGCTTGGTAAAAGTACCTGCTGGATGGCTTATTGATCAGTGCGGCTTTAAAGGACATCAAGATGGTCATGCCGGAGTATACGAAAAACAAGCACTCGTATTGGTAAATCTGGATGGAAAAGCCACAGGCAACGACATAGCAAATCTGGCAGAAAAAATAAAAGGAGAGGTGAAATCAAAATTCGATATCACTATTGAGCCGGAAGTAAAGTATATTTTCTAA
- a CDS encoding SPOR domain-containing protein: MKKTVMALAALSMMIGFSSCQPKKSAYRQAYEQAKQREIAVQDDQTSKPQEDVSVSRPASDYVSARKEKISPVQGEDGNNLKQFSVVIGSFQNATNARSLKDRMVADGYNAVLAQNEFGMLRVIVSSFPTKEEAAASRDAIKARYTPNFQDAWLLERTF, translated from the coding sequence ATGAAAAAGACGGTTATGGCCCTTGCGGCCCTTAGCATGATGATTGGATTCAGTTCATGTCAACCTAAGAAAAGCGCTTATCGTCAGGCATACGAACAAGCAAAACAAAGAGAAATAGCTGTTCAAGACGATCAAACTAGCAAACCTCAAGAGGATGTAAGCGTTTCAAGACCGGCATCAGATTATGTTTCTGCACGCAAAGAAAAAATATCTCCTGTTCAAGGTGAAGATGGAAATAATCTGAAGCAATTCAGCGTAGTTATCGGTAGTTTCCAAAACGCAACCAATGCCCGTTCTCTCAAAGATCGTATGGTAGCAGACGGCTATAACGCTGTATTGGCACAAAACGAATTCGGCATGCTACGCGTAATCGTTTCAAGCTTCCCCACAAAAGAAGAAGCAGCAGCCAGTCGTGATGCTATCAAAGCTCGTTATACTCCTAACTTCCAAGATGCTTGGTTATTGGAAAGAACATTTTAA
- a CDS encoding SDR family NAD(P)-dependent oxidoreductase produces the protein MGNNIFSLENKVAVISGASSGIGHELAKALAKAGARVALLARRKERLDALKAEIEKDGGTAMAIGCDVCVEEQVREAIAAVLAIYGHIDILVNNAGIAWEGSVENITLEDWNRVINTNLTAAYLLSHYAVPCMKDQKYGRIINIASVNALIGGKFQPRHHYNASKAGLVGLTIGMATSLGQYGITVNAIAPGLFKSEMTQDTLFAIPGYVEKYNMLCPLGRPGNTDEINGLVVFLASDASAYITAQLIAVDGGFTKI, from the coding sequence ATGGGAAATAACATTTTTTCTTTGGAAAATAAGGTCGCTGTAATCTCCGGAGCATCAAGTGGCATTGGGCACGAGTTGGCCAAAGCCTTAGCTAAGGCCGGTGCACGTGTGGCCTTATTGGCACGACGCAAAGAGCGTCTGGATGCTTTGAAAGCTGAGATCGAAAAAGACGGAGGCACTGCTATGGCTATTGGTTGCGATGTATGTGTGGAGGAGCAGGTAAGAGAAGCTATTGCTGCTGTACTGGCAATCTATGGTCATATAGATATCTTGGTAAACAATGCAGGTATAGCATGGGAAGGATCTGTAGAGAATATAACTCTTGAAGATTGGAATAGGGTGATAAATACTAACCTGACTGCTGCGTATTTACTTTCGCACTATGCAGTACCTTGCATGAAAGATCAAAAATACGGCCGTATTATCAACATTGCATCCGTAAATGCCCTAATAGGAGGTAAATTTCAACCTCGTCATCATTACAATGCTTCTAAAGCAGGTTTAGTAGGACTCACTATAGGTATGGCTACATCACTAGGGCAATATGGCATCACGGTAAATGCGATTGCTCCGGGGCTTTTTAAATCTGAGATGACTCAAGACACACTGTTTGCTATCCCCGGTTATGTTGAGAAGTATAATATGCTCTGCCCATTGGGACGTCCGGGCAATACGGATGAAATCAACGGTCTTGTTGTGTTCTTGGCATCGGATGCTTCTGCTTATATTACAGCACAACTCATTGCTGTTGATGGAGGCTTTACTAAAATTTAA
- a CDS encoding DUF3078 domain-containing protein, whose protein sequence is MQKKSTLILTLAVALSHSLTAFPGGNYYKTTPARSILSVGDTIFPNEKSIYTLKNVSANPDKGFYDVRQIRDTTISKTGLDTQKLIDYYLKGGEIAQRDYHYLATILKLPLVTRQLLYKEDPFAFKYKPTTDLNPTVTNPMKEHKLFMPELELTRTALERMQVQNPSLFAIPASELEKYRVVMNKIDVSADKISLGKIEDANILGKMNPLGNPENKKLKWIPSFESSIQFSQNYVSSNWYKGGSSNLNLFMRNYFAMLYMYNRVKWNSLIESKLSVYNAANDTIHKRRVGDDLLRLRSTFGYKAFSNWYYSIDAEFRTQVFNGYKENSKQLQASFLSPMATDIGLGMSYEYEYKSKTVYGRKFKFGMNIAPFAYTFKTSLRDDIDLARHGLSKEKRTYSEFGSSLKAQMQWDFDMDISWQSRLYFLTSYSNVQAEWENIVNFSFTRFFSTRLYVNLRYDDAVPPSKEWGKYFQLNELISLGFNFKI, encoded by the coding sequence ATGCAGAAGAAATCTACTCTTATTTTAACGTTGGCTGTAGCACTCTCTCACAGTCTAACAGCCTTTCCCGGGGGAAATTATTATAAAACTACGCCTGCCAGATCTATTCTTTCGGTTGGTGATACCATATTCCCCAATGAAAAGTCTATATATACACTAAAAAATGTAAGTGCTAATCCAGACAAAGGGTTCTATGATGTACGCCAGATACGTGACACAACAATATCTAAAACAGGTTTGGATACCCAAAAGCTAATTGACTATTATCTCAAAGGGGGAGAAATAGCGCAGAGAGATTATCATTATCTGGCTACCATACTTAAATTACCCTTAGTGACTCGTCAGCTTTTGTACAAAGAAGATCCATTTGCCTTCAAATACAAACCCACAACAGATCTGAATCCGACCGTGACCAATCCGATGAAAGAGCATAAGCTTTTCATGCCGGAACTTGAACTTACCAGAACAGCTCTGGAACGTATGCAGGTACAAAATCCGAGTTTATTTGCAATACCTGCTAGCGAACTTGAGAAGTATCGCGTGGTAATGAACAAAATAGATGTATCAGCAGATAAGATCTCTCTTGGCAAAATAGAGGATGCCAATATATTGGGTAAAATGAATCCGCTGGGAAATCCTGAAAATAAAAAGTTGAAATGGATACCCTCTTTTGAAAGTAGTATACAGTTCTCGCAGAACTACGTCTCTTCAAATTGGTACAAAGGCGGATCATCCAACCTAAACCTTTTTATGAGAAACTATTTTGCAATGCTTTACATGTACAATCGAGTGAAGTGGAATAGCCTTATAGAAAGTAAGCTTAGTGTTTACAATGCTGCCAACGATACAATACACAAACGTCGTGTAGGCGATGACCTCTTAAGATTACGCTCGACATTCGGATATAAAGCCTTTTCCAATTGGTATTACTCCATAGATGCCGAATTTAGGACTCAGGTATTCAATGGTTATAAAGAAAACAGCAAGCAGTTGCAAGCCTCTTTCTTGTCGCCTATGGCTACGGATATAGGTCTCGGTATGAGCTATGAGTACGAATATAAATCCAAAACAGTCTATGGGCGCAAATTTAAGTTTGGAATGAACATCGCCCCTTTTGCTTATACATTCAAGACTTCATTACGTGATGATATCGACTTGGCGAGACATGGATTGAGCAAAGAAAAAAGAACTTATTCTGAGTTTGGCTCTTCTTTAAAAGCTCAAATGCAATGGGATTTTGATATGGATATCTCTTGGCAATCAAGATTATATTTCCTTACCTCATACAGTAATGTCCAAGCGGAATGGGAGAATATTGTAAACTTCTCTTTCACCAGATTTTTCTCAACCAGACTTTATGTAAATTTGAGATACGATGATGCTGTGCCCCCGTCAAAAGAATGGGGTAAATACTTCCAATTAAACGAATTGATCAGTTTAGGATTTAACTTCAAGATATAA
- a CDS encoding C45 family peptidase — MKRIYRIGLLSLLFFANIAVTFSCTTAVISGKFTKSGRPMIWKVRDTDYLSNAMKSFDDGKWEYVGLINAQDTLGKEIWGGHNAMGFAIMNSASFNVNQGDPDSIANKEGVFMREALKTCITLADFEELLNKRPRPMGLAAHFGVIDAKGGAAFYEVNNETWTKFDANDSNVAPQGYILRTNFSHTGEKDKGLGYIRCQTAELLFKQIPMGSLTIEKLMQDFSRCTINPILDVNYRKEYSALPFSNKFVNSDDLICRHGTSSTIAIEGIVPGKEKPEYTTTWIQLGLPYISVTIPVWTGYDIPRILRQEQPGEDAPLAHATLEIKQRKIFPIGRSDGYHYLSISHLFNKEQTGITQRIENIEKDIFQQTESCRNEWGNKGRNKQNNPTALYKRFMSKVERLYQELLLEK, encoded by the coding sequence ATGAAAAGAATCTATCGAATCGGACTATTGAGTTTACTCTTTTTCGCTAATATAGCTGTAACTTTTTCCTGTACCACCGCTGTAATATCAGGTAAATTCACAAAATCAGGAAGACCTATGATTTGGAAAGTGAGAGATACAGATTATCTGTCAAATGCAATGAAGAGCTTTGATGACGGTAAATGGGAATATGTAGGACTTATCAATGCACAAGATACGCTGGGCAAAGAAATATGGGGAGGACACAATGCCATGGGATTTGCAATCATGAATAGTGCATCATTCAATGTAAACCAGGGAGATCCGGATAGTATTGCGAATAAAGAAGGCGTATTCATGCGTGAAGCCCTCAAAACCTGTATCACATTAGCAGACTTTGAAGAGTTATTGAACAAACGACCACGCCCCATGGGACTTGCAGCCCACTTTGGTGTAATAGATGCAAAAGGAGGTGCAGCGTTTTATGAAGTAAATAATGAGACATGGACAAAATTTGACGCCAACGACTCCAATGTGGCGCCTCAAGGTTATATATTGAGAACCAATTTCTCCCACACGGGGGAAAAAGATAAAGGATTGGGATATATAAGATGCCAAACAGCCGAATTACTATTCAAACAAATCCCGATGGGAAGTCTTACAATAGAAAAATTGATGCAAGACTTTTCCAGATGTACTATAAATCCAATATTAGATGTAAACTACAGAAAAGAATATTCAGCCCTGCCTTTCTCTAATAAATTTGTTAATTCCGATGATCTTATTTGCCGTCATGGTACCTCTTCAACCATAGCTATTGAAGGGATTGTTCCAGGAAAAGAAAAACCTGAATATACGACCACATGGATTCAGCTGGGATTACCTTATATCTCAGTGACTATACCAGTATGGACAGGTTATGATATTCCAAGAATACTCAGACAAGAACAGCCGGGAGAAGATGCCCCCCTAGCTCATGCCACCTTGGAGATTAAACAACGAAAGATATTTCCTATAGGTCGCAGTGATGGATATCATTACTTATCCATCTCACACCTTTTCAATAAAGAACAAACAGGGATTACCCAAAGAATAGAAAATATAGAAAAAGACATTTTCCAACAAACAGAAAGCTGTCGTAATGAATGGGGTAATAAAGGGCGCAACAAACAAAATAATCCTACAGCTTTGTACAAACGTTTTATGTCCAAAGTAGAAAGATTGTACCAAGAACTTCTTTTAGAGAAATAG
- a CDS encoding alpha/beta hydrolase family protein, which translates to MNTYLQRLFCLFVLLEGCFTLSNAQSFNPETIFDTKGFKEATRDMEHRMDILEKKIDDVLWFQRMGDIAFVDKVRLTSTPRWRPKHKDDKFSGNKLQFYSYIFIPKGIDISQKYPLIVLPHSGIHADFSTYYYHIVREFVSQGYVIVSAEYRGSTGYGKDYYENIDYGGRENDDVLESRNYVLENYSFVDSTRVGVVGWSHGGMIALMQILQHGDKYACAYAGVPVSDLENRLASHDKDYTKLFTAKYHIGQSIENDRQEYLRRAPIYYAQKLEKPLLIYTNTNDNDVYVEEVKSMIDRLKKADKDFSYKIFDAASGGHGFDRIDSKEATDIRYTVHKFLEKYLHPSKPFKDEKDMRKATYCYN; encoded by the coding sequence ATGAACACATATTTACAACGTCTCTTTTGCCTTTTTGTATTATTGGAGGGATGTTTTACTCTTTCCAATGCACAGAGTTTTAATCCCGAAACAATATTTGATACTAAGGGTTTCAAAGAAGCGACAAGAGACATGGAGCACCGCATGGACATATTGGAGAAAAAGATTGATGATGTTTTGTGGTTTCAACGTATGGGAGATATAGCTTTTGTGGATAAAGTACGTTTGACAAGCACCCCTAGATGGCGCCCTAAACATAAAGATGATAAGTTTTCGGGTAATAAACTGCAGTTTTATTCATACATATTTATCCCCAAAGGCATAGATATTTCCCAAAAGTATCCTCTCATAGTATTGCCACATAGTGGTATTCATGCTGATTTTTCGACATATTATTATCATATAGTTCGAGAGTTTGTTTCTCAGGGTTATGTTATAGTCTCAGCAGAATATAGAGGAAGTACCGGATATGGCAAAGACTATTATGAAAATATAGACTATGGTGGTCGTGAAAATGATGATGTTTTGGAAAGTCGTAATTATGTGTTGGAAAATTACAGTTTTGTCGATTCTACTCGTGTCGGAGTTGTGGGTTGGAGTCATGGCGGTATGATTGCCCTGATGCAGATTCTACAACACGGTGATAAATATGCATGCGCCTACGCCGGAGTTCCTGTAAGTGATTTGGAAAATAGATTGGCTTCTCATGATAAGGATTACACTAAGCTTTTTACTGCCAAGTATCATATAGGTCAATCTATAGAAAATGACAGGCAAGAGTATCTTAGACGCGCTCCTATATATTATGCTCAAAAATTGGAGAAGCCTCTCTTGATATATACCAATACGAATGATAATGATGTATATGTAGAGGAAGTGAAATCAATGATAGATCGGCTCAAGAAAGCAGATAAGGATTTTAGCTATAAAATATTTGATGCAGCATCCGGTGGGCATGGATTCGATCGTATAGATTCTAAAGAAGCAACTGACATCAGATATACAGTACATAAGTTTTTGGAGAAATACCTCCATCCATCCAAACCATTCAAAGATGAAAAGGATATGCGCAAAGCTACCTATTGTTACAATTAA
- a CDS encoding NAD(P)H-binding protein, with protein sequence MKACIIGATGATGRELVSQLLADSSFDSITCLVRRNTLTKHPKLKEIVIDFDKPNEWEKYLADIDVAFSCLGTTIKDAGSKDNQYRIDYTYQFAFAQAASKYHVPRYVYISSANADARARLFYPRIKGELDNSIASLPIKQIIVVRPNLLDRKDTDRSGEKIALWILNIMNKVGLFNKYRPIKTAQVAHAMISLSKESYLPHHPFIVKGNELYAY encoded by the coding sequence ATGAAAGCTTGCATTATTGGAGCCACAGGAGCTACCGGCCGTGAATTGGTGAGCCAACTTCTTGCCGATAGCTCGTTTGATAGCATTACTTGTCTTGTTCGTCGCAACACATTGACAAAGCATCCAAAACTAAAGGAAATTGTAATAGACTTTGATAAGCCGAATGAATGGGAAAAGTATTTGGCAGATATTGATGTGGCATTTTCATGTCTGGGCACTACCATCAAAGATGCCGGATCTAAAGATAATCAATACCGTATTGATTATACTTACCAGTTCGCTTTTGCACAAGCAGCAAGTAAGTATCATGTCCCACGATATGTGTATATATCAAGTGCCAACGCCGATGCCCGAGCTAGACTCTTTTATCCTCGCATCAAAGGTGAGCTGGACAATAGCATTGCCAGTCTCCCAATCAAACAAATCATTGTGGTGAGACCTAATTTGTTGGATCGCAAGGATACAGATAGATCAGGAGAAAAGATTGCTCTTTGGATTCTCAATATAATGAACAAGGTTGGGTTATTCAATAAATATCGTCCTATCAAAACAGCCCAAGTAGCCCATGCTATGATATCTCTTTCAAAGGAATCTTATTTGCCACATCATCCTTTTATCGTTAAAGGTAATGAGCTGTATGCTTATTGA